In a single window of the Mycobacterium sp. 050128 genome:
- the nuoD gene encoding NADH dehydrogenase (quinone) subunit D, which yields MTTSKIRVCDGVDEDTIVAVAGHDWDEVVAASQEHATGRIVVNMGPQHPSTHGVLRLILEIEGETIIAAQCGIGYLHTGIEKNLEFRSWNQGVTFVTRMDYLSPFFNETAYCLGVEKLLGITDEIPERANIIRVMMMELNRISSHLVALATGGMELGAMTPMFVGFRGREIVLTLFESITGLRMNSAYIRPGGVAQDLPPGAKDEIAEALAQLRQPLREMGDLLNENAIWKARTDGVGYLDLAGCMALGITGPILRSTGLPYDLRKSEPYCGYENCDFDVITDDGCDAYGRYMIRVKEMWESVKIVEQCLDKLQPGPTMVEDCKIAWPADLKVGPDGMGNSPEHIAKIMGGSMEALIHHFKLVTEGIRVPAGQVYTAVESPRGELGVHMVSDGGTRPYRVHYRDPSFTNLQAVGAVCEGGMVADAIAALASIDPVMGGVDR from the coding sequence ATGACTACCTCCAAGATTCGAGTCTGTGACGGTGTCGACGAGGACACGATCGTCGCCGTCGCCGGTCACGATTGGGACGAAGTGGTGGCGGCATCCCAAGAACACGCCACCGGGCGGATTGTGGTCAACATGGGACCCCAACACCCTTCTACCCATGGGGTTTTGCGCCTGATCTTGGAAATCGAAGGCGAAACAATAATCGCGGCGCAATGTGGTATTGGCTACCTGCACACCGGCATTGAGAAGAACCTTGAGTTCCGAAGCTGGAATCAGGGTGTCACGTTTGTGACCCGGATGGATTACCTGTCACCGTTTTTCAACGAGACGGCGTACTGCCTGGGCGTGGAGAAGCTGCTCGGCATCACCGACGAAATACCCGAGCGCGCCAACATCATTCGCGTGATGATGATGGAGCTGAACCGAATATCGAGCCATCTGGTGGCACTGGCAACCGGCGGAATGGAACTAGGCGCGATGACTCCGATGTTTGTCGGGTTCCGGGGCCGCGAGATCGTGCTCACGCTGTTCGAATCGATCACTGGCCTGCGGATGAACAGCGCCTACATCCGGCCCGGCGGCGTGGCGCAAGACCTGCCGCCGGGTGCCAAGGACGAAATCGCCGAAGCGCTGGCGCAATTGCGGCAGCCGTTGCGCGAGATGGGCGACCTTCTCAACGAGAACGCCATCTGGAAGGCCCGCACCGACGGCGTGGGCTACCTGGACCTGGCGGGCTGCATGGCGCTGGGCATCACCGGTCCGATCCTGCGTTCCACGGGCTTGCCGTACGACCTACGCAAAAGCGAACCGTATTGCGGCTACGAGAACTGCGATTTCGACGTCATCACCGATGACGGCTGTGATGCCTACGGGCGCTACATGATTCGCGTCAAAGAGATGTGGGAGTCGGTCAAGATCGTGGAGCAGTGTCTGGACAAACTGCAGCCGGGTCCGACCATGGTCGAGGACTGCAAGATCGCCTGGCCCGCGGATTTGAAGGTGGGCCCGGATGGCATGGGTAATTCGCCGGAGCACATCGCCAAGATCATGGGCGGCTCGATGGAGGCGTTGATCCACCACTTCAAGCTGGTGACCGAGGGCATCCGGGTTCCGGCCGGCCAAGTCTACACGGCGGTGGAATCACCGCGCGGCGAGCTGGGCGTGCACATGGTCAGCGACGGCGGCACTCGGCCCTACCGGGTGCATTACCGCGATCCCTCCTTCACCAACCTGCAGGCGGTGGGAGCTGTGTGCGAGGGCGGCATGGTAGCCGACGCCATCGCCGCGCTGGCCTCCATTGACCCAGTGATGGGCGGGGTCGACCGATGA
- a CDS encoding NADH-quinone oxidoreductase subunit C, with the protein MINDGSRGMFGVAGSGDTSGYGRLLPSNPRAEDASRPYGGYFDKLVDALATALGEHAYPAAIERVVVDRGELTLHVSRDRLLQVAQRLRDEPELRFELCLGVNGVHYPHDTGRELHAIYPLQSITHNRRLRLEVSAPDEDPHIPSLFGIYPTNDWHERETYDFFGIIFDGHPALTRIEMPDDWQGHPQRKDYPLGGIPVEYKGAQIPPPDERRAYH; encoded by the coding sequence ATGATCAACGACGGCAGCCGGGGCATGTTCGGCGTGGCAGGTAGCGGCGACACCTCCGGATATGGTCGATTGCTACCTTCGAACCCACGGGCAGAAGACGCTTCTCGTCCCTACGGCGGCTATTTCGACAAGCTCGTCGATGCGCTGGCTACCGCGCTCGGCGAGCATGCCTATCCTGCCGCGATCGAACGCGTCGTCGTCGATCGCGGTGAACTCACCCTGCACGTGAGTCGGGATCGGTTGCTGCAGGTGGCCCAACGCCTGCGCGACGAACCGGAACTGCGCTTCGAACTGTGCCTGGGCGTCAACGGTGTGCACTACCCGCACGACACCGGCCGGGAGCTGCACGCCATCTACCCGCTGCAGTCGATCACCCACAACCGCAGGCTGCGGCTGGAAGTGTCTGCGCCAGACGAGGATCCGCACATCCCCTCACTGTTCGGGATCTACCCCACCAACGACTGGCACGAACGCGAGACATACGACTTCTTCGGGATCATCTTCGACGGCCACCCCGCGCTGACCCGAATCGAGATGCCCGACGACTGGCAGGGCCACCCGCAACGCAAGGACTACCCACTCGGCGGCATCCCGGTCGAATACAAGGGCGCGCAGATACCCCCGCCCGACGAGCGGAGGGCCTACCACTGA
- a CDS encoding NuoB/complex I 20 kDa subunit family protein: MGLEEQLPAGILLGTVEKIAGYVRKNSLWPATFGLACCAIEMMATAGPRFDIARFGMERFSATPRQADLMIVAGRVSQKMAPVLRQIYDQMAEPKWVLAMGVCASSGGMFNNYAIVQGVDHVVPVDIYLPGCPPRPEMLLYAILKLHEKIQEMPLGVNREQAVAEAEQAALGATPTNELKGLLRQ, translated from the coding sequence GTGGGCCTGGAAGAACAGCTACCCGCCGGCATCCTGCTCGGGACTGTCGAGAAGATCGCCGGGTACGTCCGCAAGAACTCGCTGTGGCCGGCAACATTCGGATTGGCCTGTTGCGCGATCGAGATGATGGCAACGGCCGGACCACGGTTCGACATCGCACGGTTTGGGATGGAGCGGTTTTCGGCGACACCGCGCCAGGCCGACCTGATGATCGTGGCCGGGCGGGTGAGCCAGAAGATGGCCCCGGTGCTGCGCCAGATCTACGACCAGATGGCAGAACCGAAATGGGTGCTGGCCATGGGTGTCTGCGCGTCGTCCGGCGGGATGTTCAACAACTATGCGATCGTTCAGGGCGTGGACCACGTGGTGCCGGTGGACATCTACCTGCCCGGCTGCCCGCCTCGTCCCGAGATGCTCTTGTACGCAATTCTCAAGCTGCACGAGAAGATTCAGGAAATGCCGCTCGGCGTAAACCGGGAGCAGGCCGTCGCTGAAGCCGAGCAGGCGGCACTGGGCGCCACGCCCACCAACGAGCTCAAAGGTCTGTTGCGACAATGA
- a CDS encoding NADH-quinone oxidoreductase subunit A, whose protein sequence is MNAYIPILVLGGIAAAFGVGSLGIAAFVGPKRYNRAKLEAYECGIEPHNQGAGPSQRFPIRYYLTAMLFIVFDIEIVFLYPWAVAFDSFGVFALIEMVVFMLTVFVAYAYVWRRGGLTWD, encoded by the coding sequence TTGAACGCGTACATACCCATCCTGGTTCTCGGAGGGATCGCCGCCGCCTTCGGCGTGGGTTCACTCGGCATCGCGGCATTCGTCGGACCAAAGCGCTATAACCGTGCCAAGTTGGAAGCCTACGAGTGCGGTATCGAGCCGCACAACCAAGGCGCAGGACCGTCTCAGCGGTTTCCGATCCGCTATTACCTGACCGCAATGCTTTTTATCGTGTTCGACATCGAAATCGTGTTCTTGTATCCCTGGGCAGTCGCCTTTGACAGCTTCGGCGTGTTCGCGTTGATAGAGATGGTGGTGTTCATGCTCACGGTCTTCGTGGCCTACGCCTACGTGTGGCGCCGCGGCGGCCTGACATGGGATTGA
- the usfY gene encoding protein UsfY, with translation MADSRDPIDHFRTTQQHAGEAFIDIYCWPGLLSIALGVMSLIGCVAAAAYRHPEWLLTMGIVGAMAIAGGTAWLMVEHHRVLRIEDLWRAEHSETPPALSRVPFRPTSAVSRPYSRGTTACVNATGSRPRDTTASAPDQTANQVS, from the coding sequence ATGGCTGACAGCCGCGATCCGATTGACCATTTTCGCACAACCCAGCAACATGCTGGTGAAGCGTTCATCGATATCTATTGCTGGCCCGGTCTACTATCCATCGCGCTGGGGGTGATGTCGTTGATCGGCTGCGTCGCCGCTGCCGCCTACCGGCACCCCGAGTGGTTGCTCACCATGGGGATCGTCGGAGCGATGGCCATTGCCGGCGGCACCGCATGGCTCATGGTCGAGCATCATCGCGTGCTGCGAATTGAAGACCTTTGGCGCGCTGAGCATTCTGAAACTCCGCCAGCGCTCTCGCGGGTACCGTTTCGACCCACCTCAGCGGTCAGCCGCCCGTACAGCAGGGGCACAACCGCCTGCGTCAATGCCACAGGGTCGAGGCCTCGCGATACCACTGCGTCCGCTCCCGACCAGACGGCTAACCAGGTGTCGTGA